gaaaaaccatacaaGTGTGTCTTGTGTGGGAAAGCCTTTAACAGAGCTGATAGCCTCCGAGTACACCAACGTattcacactggagagaaaccttACAGCTGTTTTGTGTGCGGGAAGGCTTTCACTGCAGCAAGCCACCTGAGGACTcatcaacgcatccacactggagaaagaccatatcccTGTGTTGTATGTGGGAAGGCTTTCACCAAAGCGAGTCTCCTCCGaacacaccaacgcatccacactggtgagaaaccatacagctgtgaccagtgtgggaaagcGTTCCGACAAGCAGAGAATTTAAGAATACACAAGGGTATTCATACTGCAGATAAACCATACAGTTGTGACCAATGTGGGAAGGCTTTTAGATCTGCATCAGGTTTGCGGTATCACCACCTTAGGCATACTGATTATACCGGAGAGAAACCATACAGTTGTGACGAGTGTGGGAAGGCGTTCAACAATGCGGTGTACCTCAAaacacaccaacgcatccacaccggGGAGAAATCGTACAGCTGTGATCTATGTGGGAAGACCTACACAACATCAGCTAGTCTATGTCATCACCATCTTAGTCACACTGAGGAAATGGTGAGTCTATGTGAGATGAGTAGGAGTTTATTCTTTGAAATTATGATTACACTACAAATTTGCAGAAATTTGACAGTCACATGAGATTTCCTGTACAGGCATGGTTGTACAAGTAAACTATACTGCGATAAAACTCAATCTATCTTTGTTTTTCATTACTTACtttgttattttgtctttttgtatgtgtatatgtttgtgtagGATCAAGGCAAAGTTGGCCAGAATCCATCAAACTTCGAGAAAATGCATGCCTGTGACCAATGTGGGAAGGTTTTCACCAGAGCACATAGTCTCAGAACACATCTACACAtacacactggagagaaaccatacagctgtgtccagtgtggGAAGTTGTTTCCCACAGCAAAACAGGTACGAGCTCATCAGCgtgtccacactggagaaaaaccatacaaTTGTGACCAATGCGGGAAGGCTTTCACTCAGGTCGGGAACCTCAAAACACACCAACgaatccacactggagagaaaccctTCACCTGTAATCAGTGTGGGAAGTGTTTTACACAAGCAGAAACTCTCAAAactcaccaacgcatccacacaggAGAGAAGCCATACAGCTGTGATCAGTGTTTGAGCCGATTCACTAAAGCAGATAGTCTCAGAAGACACCAGCGTATTCACACTGGAGAGAGGCCGTATTCCTGTGACCTGTGTGGGAAGACATTCACTAAGGTGAGTGACTTTAGAAGACATGAGCGCATCCACACCGGAGACAAACCATATTCATGTGACCAGTGTGAAAGCAGGTTTACCAAGGTTGACAATCTTAGAAGACACCAGCTTATCCACAGTGGAGGAAAGATGTACAGCTGTGACCACTGTGGGAAAGATTTCACAAAAGTTGACAATCTCAGAAGACATCAACGCATCCACAATGGAGAGAAGTCGTACTTCTGTTACCAGTGTAATAAGGCCTTCTCCAAATTGGAGAACTTTAGAAAACATGAGTATTTTCACATGGAGAAGAAACCTTATATATGTGGCAAGTGCGGGAAGGCTTTTACTGATGAGGGGAGTCTTAAATCACATAAAGACACCCACATGGAAGAAAACCTGTATTTCTGTGATCAGTGTGGGGAGGCTTTCATTGATGAACAGAATCTAAGAGCACACCAAGATTTCCACAGAGAACAGAAATCATGTGTTGTTGGTCAGTATGGAAAGGCTTTCACTGATTCAGGGAGTCAAACTCACAAATTCATTTACACAGAAGAGAAACCATATATTTGTGAGTGGTGTGGGGAAGCTTTCATAGATGCTGGGAGTCTAAAAATGCACAAAGACTTCCATGTAGAGGAAAAACCCCATATCTGTGACCAATGCAGTGAAGCATTCATAGACGAAAAAAATCTAAGAAAACACCAAAGAATCCACATGGAAGAATCTTCTATTTATGCTACAAGTGGAGAGGATTTCACCGACGCAGGAAATGAAACCCACCCACACATGGTTATTGATGAAAAACCACATATCTGTGAACAGTGTG
The sequence above is a segment of the Sphaeramia orbicularis chromosome 2, fSphaOr1.1, whole genome shotgun sequence genome. Coding sequences within it:
- the LOC115432159 gene encoding zinc finger protein 345-like translates to MDSLQEEQSKVLQRLEKDERVLSTAANKDKTHTCDQCGKAFKRLDCLRIHKRIHTGEKPYKCVLCGKAFNRADSLRVHQRIHTGEKPYSCFVCGKAFTAASHLRTHQRIHTGERPYPCVVCGKAFTKASLLRTHQRIHTGEKPYSCDQCGKAFRQAENLRIHKGIHTADKPYSCDQCGKAFRSASGLRYHHLRHTDYTGEKPYSCDECGKAFNNAVYLKTHQRIHTGEKSYSCDLCGKTYTTSASLCHHHLSHTEEMDQGKVGQNPSNFEKMHACDQCGKVFTRAHSLRTHLHIHTGEKPYSCVQCGKLFPTAKQVRAHQRVHTGEKPYNCDQCGKAFTQVGNLKTHQRIHTGEKPFTCNQCGKCFTQAETLKTHQRIHTGEKPYSCDQCLSRFTKADSLRRHQRIHTGERPYSCDLCGKTFTKVSDFRRHERIHTGDKPYSCDQCESRFTKVDNLRRHQLIHSGGKMYSCDHCGKDFTKVDNLRRHQRIHNGEKSYFCYQCNKAFSKLENFRKHEYFHMEKKPYICGKCGKAFTDEGSLKSHKDTHMEENLYFCDQCGEAFIDEQNLRAHQDFHREQKSCVVGQYGKAFTDSGSQTHKFIYTEEKPYICEWCGEAFIDAGSLKMHKDFHVEEKPHICDQCSEAFIDEKNLRKHQRIHMEESSIYATSGEDFTDAGNETHPHMVIDEKPHICEQCGEAFSDIGSLRTHQDNHKQEKPNLPDPNGKSFTIARNQVVINSCISIKL